From the Helicoverpa armigera isolate CAAS_96S chromosome 16, ASM3070526v1, whole genome shotgun sequence genome, one window contains:
- the LOC110369792 gene encoding uncharacterized protein LOC110369792, producing MAARNLLSKTAQRLLTTRNISLSIKKHASLWTPDNIVKSPHKGIEIPNRTVPEHIFENMEVWADKIAMECGLTGRSYTYHQLYKYSRNFGSKLRTQLKIKDGDVVCIMMSNSPEYPIAALGALEAGAEVTTVNPMYTAYEVQRQLIQSDPKVLIGIPELVPILKEALSLAKKDIPIICLKDGSNPLPANTISFQEFALADNVDHSVLKEVSRTPDDVSFLPYSSGTTGLPKGVELTHRNIVVNCKQQDVDSIRHYDITTKTSQDSTFGVLPFYHLYGLAVIMIHKLSLGFKIVTLPKFQPNSFVESMKQHRINLLYAAPPLVLFLGSYAGVTEEHLSSLKTIVCGAAPLPRNDVMKVLNKAKHKIDFLQLYGLTEISPLATLTLPGSDHYSKAGFALPTTELRIVDSEYKPLGPNEKGELLIRGPQVMKGYRNNIEATKAVIADDGWFRSGDLASIDETGEITIADRLKELIKVKGYQVPPAELENVLKEHPDILDVAVVGAPDAKTGEVPRAFVVLKEGSKPDADSITAFVKERVAEYKRVKDVTFLDELPKNPSGKILRRVLKEKYC from the exons ATGGCGGCCAGAAACCTTTTATCAAAAACCGCTCAAAGGTTATTAACAACCAGAAATATCTCCTTGAGTATCAAGAAACATGCTAGTCTTTGGACACCTGATAACATAGTAAAATCACCACACAAAGGTATTGAGATACCAAACAGGACTGTTCCCGAACATATTTTTGAGAACATGGAAGTATGGGCTGATAAAATTGCGATG GAATGTGGCCTAACAGGTAGATCATACACCTACCACCAGCTGTACAAATATTCTCGAAATTTCGGCTCAAAGTTACGCACGCAGTTGAAGATAAAGGACGGAGATGTCGTATGTATCATGATGTCCAACTCTCCGGAGTATCCTATAGCAGCGTTAGGGGCTTTGGAAGCTGGAGCAGAGGTCACAACTGTCAACCCTATGTACACTGCAT atGAAGTACAACGCCAGCTAATACAATCAGATCCTAAAGTGCTAATCGGAATCCCAGAACTGGTTCCTATCCTCAAAGAAGCGTTATCATTGGCTAAGAAAGACATACCAATTATTTGCTTAAAAGACGGTAGCAACCCACTGCCAGCGAACACGATATCATTCCAAGAATTCGCTTTAGCTGATAACGTTGATCATAGTGTACTGAAGGAAGTTTCCAGAACACCTGATGATGTGTCATTTTTACCGTACTCTAGTGGAACCACGGGTCTACCAAAAGGAGTTGAGTTAACACATAGAAATATCGTTGTGAATTGCAAACAGCAGGACGTTGATAGTATTCGACATTATGATATCACAACCA AAACCAGTCAAGATTCTACTTTTGGAGTGTTACCATTCTACCACCTTTACGGTTTAGCTGTGATTATGATACACAAACTGTCATTGGGATTTAAGATAGTGACCCTACCAAAGTTCCAACCAAACTCTTTCGTTGAGTCGATGAAACAACACAGGATAAACTTACTTTATGCAGCTCCACCTTTAG TATTATTCCTGGGTTCATATGCTGGAGTAACAGAAGAGCATCTATCATCACTAAAAACTATTGTATGTGGGGCTGCACCGTTACCCAGAAATGACGTCATGAAAGTTCTGAATAAAGCTAAG cataaaatagattttctacAACTTTATGGCTTGACGGAGATATCGCCGCTAGCGACATTAACGTTACCGGGTTCTGACCATTATTCCAAAGCTGGATTTGCTTTACCTACTACTGAGTTAAGAATTGTGGATTCTGAATATAAGCCATTAGGACCTAATGAG AAAGGTGAACTCTTAATTCGTGGTCCCCAAGTGATGAAAGGTTACAGAAACAATATAGAAGCCACAAAAGCCGTTATTGCTGATGACGGTTGGTTCAGATCTGGTGATCTTGCAAGCATTGATGAAACTGGAGAAATAACTATCGCCGACCGACTCAAAGAACTGATTAAG GTAAAAGGCTATCAAGTACCTCCAGCAGAATTAGAAAACGTGCTGAAAGAACATCCAGATATTCTAGACGTAGCTGTAGTTGGCGCTCCAGATGCAAAAACGGGAGAGGTTCCTAGAGCATTCGTAGTTTTGAAAGAAGGAAGCAAGCCTGATGCTGACAGTATAACTGCATTTGTTAAAGAAAGAGTAGCAGAGTACAAACGGGTTAAAGATGTTACGTTTTTGGATGAACTACCAAAGAATCCTTCTGGGAAGATTTTGAGAAGAGTGTTGAAGGAAAAGTATTGTTAA